A genomic window from Anticarsia gemmatalis isolate Benzon Research Colony breed Stoneville strain chromosome 6, ilAntGemm2 primary, whole genome shotgun sequence includes:
- the tna gene encoding zinc finger MIZ domain-containing protein tonalli, producing MSGGGENAQFGATAAMVAAATTAAMQDSQPFSQMQNNMTMGNPQYGAINGYGQQRSHNPAMAGMGMGGNGGMNGMTGMGQMGNAAMNGMNPMAQMANMGMHANMMPSQMGPGQMGSSAKMAPGYQRRHTPYPSGTMLMGQRKSTQYSTMSAQPGFGPTQYPAGYGGRPGFQGPGYPPQQPLGPSGNFGAAMRGNMRQTTPPYSNQAQYFNGGVPNQFSQHQTTNAQYGGQYGGQFAQEVAMRTNMNYQHSPVPGNPTPPLTPASSMPPYISPNGDVKPHFNELKPPMGMQNDELRLTFPVRDGIILPPFRLEHNLAVSNHVFQLKPTVHSTLIWRSDLELQLKCFHHEDRQMNTNWPASVQVSVNATPLVIDRGENKTSHKPLYLKDVCQPGRNTIQITVSACCCSHLFVLQLVHRPSVRSVLQGLLRKRLLTADHCIAKIKMNFNQTPSNGSNGSNTANDRDSVEQTALKVSLKCPITFKKITLPARGHECKHIQCFDLESYLQLNCERGSWRCPVCNKPAQLEGLEVDQYMWGILNTLNSSDVDEVTIDSGANWKATKTSNNTGIKQEDDSSDTSVGKRGKAVSPGSMNMPTMNNWDMNQALSPYLPPDMNTIASGSMISSYNQNGQNRNSSSNNQNYDFGMSNGPGSNEFAGNGPLSHLNESVNSLDPLNAMEKSLNDQMPHTPHTPHTPGSAHTPGGGGAHTPGSSHTPGPPSVDHHSLTDVDIPADLNFDPAAVIDGEGTDNLNLLPETSVDPMELLSYLDAPALGELLATPPSSSSSAGSHPPRAPSSDDLLALFE from the exons ATGAGCGGCGGGGGCGAGAACGCGCAGTTCGGCGCCACCGCCGCAATGGTCGCCGCGGCCACCACGGCCGCGATGCAGGACTCGCAGCCATTCTCGCag ATGCAAAACAACATGACTATGGGTAATCCCCAATACGGCGCGATAAACGGCTATGGTCAACAGCGCAGCCATAACCCGGCAATGGCTGGAATGGGGATGGGAGGCAACGGCGGCATGAACGGAATGACGGGAATGGGGCAGATGGGAAACGCCGCCATGAACGGCATGAACCCAATGGCGCAGATGGCCAATATGGGTATGCATGCGAATATGATGCCCTCGCAAATGGGGCCAGGCCAAATGGGAAGTTCAGCAAAGATGGCTCCAGGCTACCAGAGACGACACACTCCCTACCCATCTGGTACTATGTTAATGGGTCAGCGAAAATCAACGCAGTATAGCACAATGAGCGCACAACCTGGGTTTGGGCCGACTCAGTATCCAGCGGGCTATGGAGGCAGGCCTGGCTTCCAGGGCCCTGGGTATCCACCCCAACAGCCATTAGGACCAAGCGGTAACTTTGGTGCTGCCATGAGAGGAAACATGCGGCAAACTACCCCTCCTTACTCGAATCAAGCGCAGTACTTCAACGGCGGAGTGCCTAACCAGTTCTCGCAACATCAAACTACTAATGCGCAATATGGGGGACAATACGGTGGGCAATTCGCTCAGGAGGTCGCGATGCGAACTAACATGAACTACCAGCACAGTCCAGTGCCTGGTAATCCTACACCGCCTCTGACACCTGCGAGCAGTATGCCTCCCTACATTAGCCCGAATGGCGACGTCAAACCCCACTTTAACGAGCTCAAACCACCGATGGGTATGCAAA ATGACGAGCTTCGGTTAACATTCCCTGTAAGAGATGGTATTATATTACCACCATTTAGATTAGAACATAATTTAGCAGTTAGCAACCACGTATTTCAATTAAAGCCTACGGTTCACTCAACGTTAATATGGAG ATCGGACCTTGAGTTACAACTAAAATGCTTCCATCACGAAGACAGGCAAATGAACACCAATTGGCCAGCTAGTGTTCAGGTGTCAGTAAATGCGACGCCCTTAGTTATAGATAGAGGAGAGAACAAAACATCACACAAACCATTGTACCTGAAGGATGTGTGCCAGCCAGGcagaaatacgatacaaattaCTGTCTCAGCCTGCTGCTGT TCACACCTGTTTGTATTACAATTAGTTCATCGGCCGAGCGTGCGAAGCGTTCTGCAAGGtcttttaagaaagcgattgtTAACAGCAGATCATTGCATCGCAAAGATAAAAATGAACTTCAACCAGACGCCGTCGAACGGTAGCAATGGTTCAAATACAGCAAACGACAGGGACAGCGTTGAACAAACCGCATTGAAAGTTTCGTTAAAATGTCCTATCACGTTTAAGAAAATTACGCTACCAGCTCGCGGGCATGAATGTAAACACATACAATGCTTCGATCTAGAGTCATATTTACAACTCAATTGTGAACGAGGGTCGTGGAGATGTCCAGTTTGCAA taaaccGGCTCAGTTAGAAGGATTAGAAGTGGATCAATACATGTGGGGTATACTCAACACACTAAACAGTTCCGATGTTGATGAAGTCACAATTGACAGCGGAGCTAACTGGAAAGCAACCAAGACCTCTAACAATACTGGCATTAAG CAGGAGGACGACAGTAGCGACACTAGTGTGGGTAAAAGAGGCAAGGCTGTTTCACCAGGTTCTATGAACATGCCTACAATGAATAACTGGGACATGAACCAAGCCTTGTCACCGTATCTTCCGCCAGACATGAACACCATTGCAAGTGGATCTATGATATCATCCTATAATCAAAATGGACAGAACAGAAACTCAAGTTCGAACAACCAGAATTACGATTTTGGTATGAGTAATGGACCAGGAAGTAACGAGTTTGCTGGAAACGGACCATTATCACATCTGAACGAGAGTGTAAACTCTTTAGATCCCCTCAATGCGATGGAGAAGAGTCTGAATGATcag ATGCCGCACACGCCACACACTCCACACACACCAGGCTCGGCTCACACGCCGGGTGGCGGCGGCGCTCACACGCCTGGCTCGTCGCACACGCCCGGCCCGCCATCTGTCGACCACCACTCACTGACGGACGTCGACATACCCGCCGACCTAAACTTCGATCCGGCTGCCGTTATCGATGGAGAAGGCACTGATAATCTCAAT TTATTGCCGGAAACGAGTGTGGACCCTATGGAGCTGCTTTCGTACTTAGACGCACCAGCGCTGGGCGAGTTACTCGCGACGCCGCCCTCATCGTCGTCTTCTGCAGGCAGCCATCCGCCGCGTGCGCCTTCCTCCGACGATTTGTTGGCGCTGTTCGAGTAA